In Hoplias malabaricus isolate fHopMal1 chromosome 6, fHopMal1.hap1, whole genome shotgun sequence, a single window of DNA contains:
- the cited4a gene encoding cbp/p300-interacting transactivator 4a has product MAEHMMMPMTHVSGFRMGMNSHPQHTAQMALRNHPNPQLMHYGRGPQVPMEGAMRPRPGMGPLMNGQLNGQMGTRQHQHHHHHHQMMYHSPGQQLHQAHYPMHLQNPQQYMGTQQQLMASMHLQKLNTQYHGLPLGPHNGHHIPNGAQYRMGPAQFAGMQMGMSGPALGFSGTDMDLIDEEVLTSLVLELGLDRVQELPELFLGQNEFDFFSDFVCKQQPSTVSC; this is encoded by the coding sequence ATGGCTGAACACATGATGATGCCCATGACCCATGTCTCCGGGTTCCGGATGGGTATGAACAGTCACCCCCAACACACGGCTCAAATGGCTCTGCGGAACCATCCGAATCCACAGTTGATGCACTACGGCAGAGGCCCTCAGGTGCCAATGGAAGGGGCCATGAGACCACGGCCAGGGATGGGACCTTTAATGAATGGCCAGCTGAATGGACAAATGGGGACCAGacagcatcagcatcatcatcatcatcaccaaaTGATGTATCACTCCCCAGGTCAACAGCTCCATCAAGCACACTATCCAATGCACCTGCAGAACCCACAGCAGTACATGGGGACACAGCAGCAGCTGATGGCAAGCATGCACCTCCAAAAACTCAACACACAATATcatgggcttcctctgggtccCCACAACGGACATCACATCCCAAATGGAGCCCAGTATCGAATGGGACCAGCCCAGTTTGCTGGAATGCAGATGGGCATGAGTGGACCTGCTTTAGGGTTCAGTGGCACAGACATGGACTTGATAGACGAAGAGGTTCTCACCTCCCTGGTCTTAGAACTGGGTCTGGATCGGGTCCAGGAGCTCCCAGAGCTCTTTCTGGGTCAGAACGAGTTTGACTTCTTCTCGGACTTTGTTTGCAAACAGCAGCCCAGCACTGTTAGCTGCTGA